In Cicer arietinum cultivar CDC Frontier isolate Library 1 chromosome 1, Cicar.CDCFrontier_v2.0, whole genome shotgun sequence, one DNA window encodes the following:
- the LOC101507134 gene encoding hypothetical protein At1g04090-like, translating into MGNVGIFWVCFVLLMAIQAMGVSTAAPVNQTSDHKKIFKEKRSRLRPIDNIFKLPITSRPWPEGNGFASGVLDLGELQVSQVSTFSKVWGSHKEGPDNQGASVYEPTGIPQGFSMLGSYVQPNNKPLFGYVLVAKDVSSSTTNGTLKSPIDYTLVFNTSTISASQDFTLFVWLPVAPDGYKALGHVVTTTVDKPSLDKIKCVRSDLTDQCETTSWIWGSNDLNFYDVRPSNRGVQAPGVRVGTFVARIGVASGPPSISCLKNLNSITQIMPNLKQIEAILQVYSPFLSLHPEEKYLPSSINWFFSNGALLYKKGQESNPVPITQNGTNLPQDPNTDGEYWIDLPPDDANKDKVKIGNIQSGESYVHVKPMLGGTFTDFVMWVFYPFNGPGRAKVKFLKDIKLGKIGQHVCDWEHVTLRVSNLDGQLWHVYFSQHNRGSWVDSSQLEYRNDSSSSDFPTKRPIVYATLNGHASYPHAGLVLIGKNGVGAKDDTVAGGNVMDMGKFVLVSADHLGKSVIEPPWLNFYREWGPRINFSLDKELKSIKKLLPGILKRLFNDFIKDLPREMLGEQGPTGPKLKNNWIGDEA; encoded by the exons atgggGAATGTCGGGATATTTTGGGTTTGTTTTGTGCTTTTGATGGCAATTCAAGCAATGGGAGTTTCTACAGCTGCACCAGTTAATCAAACTTCAG atcacaagaaaatatttaaggaaAAGCGGTCTCGATTGCGCCCGATTGATAACATATTCAAACTTCCAATTACATCAAGGCCATGGCCAGAAG GAAACGGTTTTGCGAGCGGAGTCCTTGACCTAGGCGAACTACAAGTGTCTCAAGTATCAACATTTAGCAAAGTTTGGGGATCCCACAAAGAGGGACCGGACAATCAAGGTGCCTCAGTCTACGAACCAACAGGAATACCTCAAGGATTCTCTATGTTAGGTAGCTACGTCCAACCAAACAACAAGCCACTTTTTGGATATGTTCTTGTTGCAAAAGATGTTTCTTCAAGCACAACCAATGGAACTTTAAAATCACCAATCGATTACACACTTGTATTCAACACTTCAACTATTTCAGCTTCACAAGATTTCACTTTGTTTGTTTGGCTACCAGTGGCACCTGATGGTTACAAAGCTTTAGGCCATGTTGTCACCACAACAGTAGATAAACCTTCACTTGATAAAATAAAGTGTGTAAGATCAGACCTCACTGACCAATGTGAAACTACTTCATGGATTTGGGGATCCaatgacttaaatttttatgatgttAGACCATCCAATAGAGGTGTTCAAGCTCCCGGTGTTCGCGTCGGAACCTTTGTCGCACGAATCGGCGTGGCTAGTGGCCCTCCATCAATTTCCTGTTTGAAGAATCTCAATTCTATTACACAAATAATGCCTAATCTAAAACAAATTGAGGCAATACTTCAAGTTTATTCTCCATTTCTATCCTTACATCCCGAAGAAAAATACTTACCTTCTTCAATTAATTGGTTTTTCTCCAATGGAGCATTATTATACAAGAAAGGTCAAGAATCAAATCCTGTTCCAATAACACAAAATGGAACTAACCTTCCTCAGGATCCTAACACTGATGGTGAATATTGGATAGACTTACCACCTGATGATGCAAACAAAGATAAGGTCAAAATTGGAAATATACAAAGTGGTGAATCTTATGTTCATGTTAAACCAATGTTAGGAGGAACATTCACTGATTTTGTCATGTGGGTTTTCTACCCATTTAATGGACCTGGAAGAGCAAAagtaaaatttttaaaagatattaaattaggGAAAATAGGTCAACATGTTTGTGATTGGGAGCATGTAACATTAAGAGTAAGTAACTTGGATGGTCAATTATGGCATGTATATTTCTCACAACATAATCGTGGTTCATGGGTTGATTCCTCCCAACTTGAATACCGAAATGATAGTAGCAGTTCTGATTTTCCAACTAAAAGACCTATTGTTTATGCTACATTAAATGGTCATGCATCATATCCACATGCTGGTCTTGTTCTAATAGGGAAAAACGGTGTAGGTGCAAAAGATGATACTGTTGCAGGCGGAAATGTTATGGATATGGGAAAATTTGTTTTGGTTTCTGCTGATCATTTAGGGAAATCTGTAATAGAGCCACCATGGTTGAATTTTTATAGAGAGTGGGGTCCACGTATTAATTTCAGTCTAGATAAAGAATTGAAGAGTATTAAGAAGTTGTTGCCTGGTATACTTAAACGtctttttaatgattttatcaaGGATTTACCACGGGAAATGTTGGGAGAGCAGGGACCTACAGGTCCAAAGCTAAAGAATAATTGGATTGGTGATGAAGCTTGA